Proteins from one Vibrio pomeroyi genomic window:
- a CDS encoding D-aminoacylase — protein MLFDTIIKNVEVFDGTGEQSFCADVAIRDGKIAEIGKIDHEDCSQLVEGAGLALAPGFIDVHTHDDTNVIRYPDCLPKISQGVTTVIVGNCGISASPTVLAGDPPDPMNLLGAQADFKYPTFAAYAQAVEQAQPAVNVAALVGHTTLRNQVMDDLQRTASEEEIAAMQTNLDLAMEQGALGLSSGLAYASAKQANANEVMQLAKVLSSHGGIYTTHMRTEFEEILSAMEEAFETGLYAKVPVVISHLKCAGAGNWGRTVEVLDLMDKVSEHQDVSCDCYPYSASSSTLDLKQVTDDFDIFITWSKAKPEHAGKTLKQIADEMNLPLMDAAKALQPAGAVYHCMDENDVKRVLKYKLTMVGSDGLPNDPHPHPRLWGTFPKVLGHYCRDEKLFALPEAIHKMTGMSAKRYNLAGRGEIRQDAFADLVLFDPKNIKDTATFENPISVAEGIESVFVNGELTYQKGKVKNNRSGVFIYRN, from the coding sequence ATGTTGTTCGATACGATAATTAAAAATGTAGAGGTGTTTGATGGCACCGGCGAACAATCGTTTTGTGCCGATGTAGCAATCCGAGATGGAAAAATCGCTGAAATTGGCAAAATCGATCATGAAGATTGTAGCCAGTTGGTTGAGGGAGCAGGCTTAGCATTGGCTCCTGGATTCATCGATGTACACACACACGACGATACCAATGTAATTCGTTACCCAGACTGTCTACCTAAGATTAGCCAAGGCGTGACAACCGTGATTGTTGGCAACTGTGGCATCAGCGCATCGCCAACGGTTTTGGCGGGCGATCCACCTGACCCAATGAATCTTTTGGGCGCGCAGGCTGATTTCAAATACCCAACCTTTGCCGCGTATGCACAAGCCGTAGAGCAAGCGCAACCAGCGGTGAACGTAGCAGCGTTAGTTGGTCACACCACACTGCGTAACCAAGTGATGGACGACCTACAACGCACCGCAAGCGAAGAAGAAATTGCAGCAATGCAAACCAACCTTGATTTAGCGATGGAGCAGGGTGCATTGGGTTTGAGTTCGGGTTTGGCTTACGCCAGCGCGAAACAAGCCAACGCCAATGAAGTAATGCAGTTAGCGAAAGTGCTGTCTAGCCATGGCGGCATCTATACCACGCATATGCGTACCGAGTTCGAAGAGATCTTAAGCGCGATGGAAGAAGCGTTTGAGACTGGGCTGTACGCGAAAGTACCTGTTGTTATCTCTCACCTTAAATGTGCAGGTGCTGGTAACTGGGGTAGAACCGTTGAAGTACTTGATTTGATGGACAAGGTTTCAGAGCACCAAGATGTGTCTTGCGACTGCTACCCATACTCAGCGAGCTCCTCGACATTAGATTTGAAACAGGTGACAGACGATTTCGACATCTTCATCACTTGGTCTAAAGCAAAGCCAGAACATGCAGGTAAAACGCTTAAGCAGATTGCTGACGAGATGAACCTACCGCTGATGGACGCAGCAAAAGCGCTTCAACCAGCAGGTGCAGTTTATCACTGTATGGATGAGAACGACGTAAAGCGCGTATTGAAATACAAGCTGACCATGGTTGGTTCTGATGGTTTACCCAATGACCCGCATCCGCATCCAAGATTGTGGGGCACCTTCCCGAAAGTGTTGGGTCACTACTGCCGAGATGAAAAACTGTTCGCGCTGCCAGAAGCGATTCACAAAATGACCGGAATGTCTGCGAAGCGCTACAACCTCGCGGGAAGAGGTGAGATTCGCCAAGACGCATTTGCCGATTTAGTTTTATTTGATCCAAAGAATATTAAAGACACAGCAACATTTGAAAATCCTATTTCAGTTGCTGAGGGAATCGAAAGTGTATTTGTAAATGGTGAGTTAACTTACCAAAAAGGAAAAGTAAAAAATAATCGTTCAGGCGTTTTTATTTACCGTAATTAG